One sulfur-oxidizing endosymbiont of Gigantopelta aegis genomic region harbors:
- a CDS encoding TlpA disulfide reductase family protein produces the protein MLVHSEQFLLSTEGSELEVQVYKARGKNLLLIMPSEHGITDGLKKLTTDLQTSGVEVWLADPFSSWMLPVVESSLEKIPNIAYVEFIHAAQQYAKKNNKRIYLLSHDKGSRKLLESVRQWQLDSNKLISGVILISPNLYSKTPDAGNEAKLLPITYATNLPLFLYIPEKSTLALRIRNIVNSLETGGSDVFVKRLNNVRDRFFFRPDASEKEITTASGLSQQILQSLKLTQSYAQPRKAASLAAPTAIINENNQPQTKAKKTTGVLRIYKGSLKPDDFKLKALNDKTHKLSDYRDKVVLVNFWASWCPPCVHEIPSMSELNASVNDTLSNKSFEILAINLGEPKQDIATFIEAHPVNFSVLLDPQKSLPKQWKVFAFPTSYLLDKQGRIRYSVAGAIDWNSHEVKTIINRLINQ, from the coding sequence TTGCTAGTACATTCAGAACAGTTTCTCTTATCCACTGAAGGCTCTGAACTCGAAGTGCAAGTCTACAAGGCAAGAGGCAAAAATCTGCTTCTTATTATGCCATCAGAACATGGCATCACCGATGGTCTAAAAAAATTGACAACTGACCTACAAACATCCGGTGTGGAAGTCTGGCTTGCTGATCCGTTCTCTAGCTGGATGTTACCCGTTGTTGAATCCAGCCTGGAAAAAATTCCTAACATCGCCTATGTCGAATTTATTCATGCTGCACAGCAATACGCAAAAAAGAATAACAAGCGCATTTATCTTCTGAGTCATGACAAGGGTTCAAGAAAACTATTAGAGTCAGTCCGACAATGGCAGCTCGATTCCAATAAGCTTATTTCCGGCGTGATACTTATTTCGCCTAACCTATACAGTAAAACACCCGATGCAGGCAATGAGGCTAAGTTATTGCCCATCACTTATGCCACTAATTTACCACTTTTTCTTTATATCCCAGAAAAATCCACACTGGCTCTACGTATTCGCAACATCGTTAATTCACTTGAAACTGGAGGCAGTGATGTCTTTGTTAAAAGACTCAACAATGTCCGAGATCGTTTCTTTTTTCGCCCCGATGCTAGCGAAAAGGAAATTACTACCGCTTCGGGCTTAAGTCAGCAGATTCTGCAAAGTTTAAAATTAACACAGTCTTATGCCCAACCAAGAAAGGCTGCAAGTTTGGCCGCCCCGACAGCAATCATCAATGAGAACAATCAGCCGCAAACAAAGGCAAAGAAAACAACAGGCGTGTTACGTATTTATAAGGGCTCACTTAAACCGGATGATTTTAAACTCAAAGCTCTAAATGATAAAACACACAAGCTAAGTGATTATCGTGACAAAGTTGTATTAGTCAATTTTTGGGCGAGTTGGTGTCCTCCCTGTGTGCATGAAATACCTTCAATGTCAGAGCTAAACGCTAGCGTTAATGACACACTGAGCAATAAATCGTTTGAGATATTAGCCATCAACCTTGGCGAACCCAAGCAGGATATTGCGACTTTCATTGAAGCACACCCGGTGAACTTTTCTGTTTTACTCGACCCACAGAAATCGCTCCCCAAACAATGGAAGGTGTTTGCTTTTCCAACAAGTTATTTACTTGATAAACAAGGACGAATTCGTTATTCAGTTGCCGGGGCAATTGATTGGAATAGTCATGAAGTTAAAACAATTATTAATCGCCTTATTAATCAATAG
- a CDS encoding ZTL protein, with translation MIQVLAGVNGAGKSSIGGAAIRAAGENWYNPDEFARDMCTQYPDKSMQQINSAVWHGGLRRLEGAIRDKSHFTFETTLGGNTITNTLLDAIAAGIPVNIWYCGLNSVELHIERVAARVARGGHAIAEDLIRSRYITSMRNLCRLTPGLSQLAVFDNSNVLDDKGRPDVRRLLYVVDGEVRELDKNMPDWAKPVAAVSLRGLS, from the coding sequence TTGATACAGGTTCTTGCGGGTGTTAATGGTGCGGGTAAAAGCTCGATTGGTGGTGCGGCTATTCGCGCCGCCGGTGAGAATTGGTACAACCCGGACGAATTCGCGCGTGATATGTGTACTCAATACCCGGATAAATCGATGCAGCAAATCAACAGCGCCGTTTGGCATGGGGGTCTGCGTCGATTAGAGGGGGCGATTCGTGACAAATCTCATTTTACCTTTGAAACCACGCTGGGTGGCAACACCATTACCAACACACTACTGGATGCCATTGCTGCTGGAATTCCCGTTAATATTTGGTATTGCGGACTGAATTCGGTGGAGTTGCACATTGAGCGTGTGGCTGCACGTGTTGCGCGGGGTGGTCACGCTATTGCTGAAGATTTGATTCGGTCGCGTTATATCACTTCCATGCGTAATCTCTGTCGGCTAACCCCGGGCTTATCACAGCTCGCGGTTTTTGATAACTCGAATGTTCTTGACGATAAAGGGCGGCCAGACGTTCGACGCCTACTTTATGTTGTTGATGGTGAAGTAAGGGAGTTGGATAAAAATATGCCTGATTGGGCTAAGCCCGTAGCAGCCGTTAGTTTGCGTGGTTTAAGCTAA
- a CDS encoding RNA polymerase sigma factor, with protein sequence MKPIFKQLAQQQQRFEHLTRPWRDRLWGVALRRTEVRSKAEDWVQETLLRAWRDFSRLEDNIAIFAWLLKILDHVIADDIRRETRRHQLAPMQSTEALLLQEQSSLSPGPFEAVLQAQSDEQVIKAIKSLSDEYSAVILLRDIEGLSYKEVAEILNIPPGTVMSRLSRGRRLLAASMLNDEVKNTAKIHFLKQEQREKTK encoded by the coding sequence ATGAAACCAATATTCAAGCAACTTGCTCAGCAGCAACAGCGCTTTGAGCATCTAACACGACCCTGGCGTGATCGTCTTTGGGGGGTGGCATTACGCAGAACTGAAGTGCGAAGTAAGGCTGAAGATTGGGTTCAGGAAACCTTATTAAGAGCATGGCGTGATTTTTCACGTTTAGAGGATAATATCGCCATTTTTGCCTGGTTGTTGAAAATTCTTGATCATGTGATTGCTGACGATATTCGCCGTGAAACACGCCGACACCAATTAGCTCCCATGCAATCTACGGAAGCACTATTACTACAAGAACAAAGTAGTTTATCGCCCGGCCCTTTCGAAGCAGTGCTACAAGCGCAGTCGGATGAACAAGTGATTAAGGCAATTAAATCGTTATCGGATGAATATAGTGCGGTGATCCTTTTACGAGACATTGAGGGGTTGAGTTATAAGGAAGTGGCTGAAATACTCAATATTCCACCCGGTACAGTAATGAGCAGACTCTCTCGTGGACGACGGTTACTTGCGGCAAGTATGCTCAATGATGAAGTAAAAAATACAGCGAAGATTCACTTTCTTAAACAAGAACAACGGGAGAAAACAAAATGA
- a CDS encoding MBL fold metallo-hydrolase — MNLEKVSEHVYYVQGPAGVATDNEGFISNAVAVISNKGIIVIDSLGTPSLAALFLEKLKAITVQPVVKVIVTHYHADHIYGLQVFKEQGASIIAPAGYSDYLEGPNAQQRLEERRFSLEPWVNDDTYLVIPDEVIDKNTAFTLGDIDIEINYLGSAHSDGDLTVFVKQDNVLITGDIIFEGRVPFTGSADTGHWLSLLEKLKTKNIVALVPGHGGAAKDPNAAIQLTLRYLQQVRAIMKAAVDELMPFAEAYEEAVCLNLKNYPLLTLLIAAMPMGSIYLSNVRC, encoded by the coding sequence ATGAACTTAGAAAAAGTATCTGAGCATGTTTATTATGTGCAAGGCCCTGCGGGTGTAGCCACCGACAATGAAGGCTTTATTTCTAATGCGGTAGCAGTCATTAGCAACAAAGGTATCATCGTCATTGATTCGCTGGGAACACCTTCTTTAGCTGCATTATTTTTAGAGAAACTTAAAGCCATCACTGTTCAGCCTGTCGTCAAAGTCATTGTTACACATTATCACGCCGATCATATTTACGGCTTACAAGTATTTAAAGAACAAGGCGCAAGTATTATCGCACCTGCGGGTTATAGTGATTATCTTGAAGGCCCCAATGCTCAGCAACGTCTCGAAGAAAGACGTTTTTCCCTAGAGCCCTGGGTTAATGATGATACCTACTTAGTGATTCCCGATGAAGTGATCGATAAAAATACCGCATTCACCTTGGGTGACATCGACATTGAAATAAATTATCTTGGTTCCGCACATTCTGATGGCGATCTCACTGTCTTCGTTAAACAGGACAATGTCTTAATCACTGGCGACATTATTTTTGAAGGTCGTGTACCTTTTACCGGCAGTGCTGATACCGGGCATTGGCTCAGTTTGCTGGAAAAGCTTAAAACAAAAAATATTGTGGCACTTGTGCCCGGTCATGGTGGCGCAGCAAAAGATCCTAACGCTGCCATACAACTCACCTTACGCTACCTGCAACAAGTGCGGGCTATTATGAAAGCAGCGGTCGATGAGCTAATGCCTTTTGCAGAAGCTTATGAGGAAGCAGTTTGTCTGAATTTGAAAAACTACCCGCTTTTGACGCTGCTCATCGCCGCAATGCCTATGGGATCTATTTATCTCTCGAACGTGAGATGTTAG
- a CDS encoding anti-sigma factor family protein, protein MSEEVQKLKNRFNDLHFQLQDLLAGYVDGMLDDQETTLIEAHLSGCEACRMDVVRQQQLNQRLNSLPVTRMPADLHQQLDQALNNAAQKGAETEVKTKKQAQWLGDDGLYHWFKAMTLPSLATISGWGVASILLLLFIFPDVKLGSENNIPMIQEVLAEYHQLNTNRLPNQSVALAINSPASWPDSRVVSHWQTTIGGAPAEGFAVRNGDNIVFQFRISEAVFFRHHDVRQAVADSGKYQKRTSKLKILALPLKQAGLLIVAPEDGMPRTDELMIKTI, encoded by the coding sequence ATGAGTGAAGAGGTTCAGAAACTCAAAAACCGTTTCAATGACTTGCATTTTCAACTTCAGGACTTACTCGCAGGTTATGTTGATGGCATGCTGGATGATCAGGAAACCACACTCATTGAAGCACATCTGTCCGGTTGTGAGGCGTGTCGTATGGATGTCGTACGTCAACAGCAATTAAATCAACGCCTAAACAGTCTGCCTGTCACGCGTATGCCCGCAGATTTACACCAACAGCTTGATCAGGCATTGAATAATGCAGCACAAAAGGGTGCTGAAACAGAAGTAAAGACTAAAAAACAAGCTCAATGGTTAGGGGATGATGGTTTATATCATTGGTTCAAAGCAATGACTTTGCCATCTCTAGCGACTATCAGTGGTTGGGGAGTGGCGTCAATTTTATTGCTATTATTCATTTTTCCGGATGTAAAACTGGGCTCTGAAAATAATATTCCTATGATACAAGAAGTGTTAGCAGAGTATCATCAGCTCAACACCAATAGATTGCCTAATCAAAGTGTGGCATTGGCTATCAATTCACCTGCCAGTTGGCCGGATTCAAGAGTCGTAAGCCATTGGCAAACGACTATTGGTGGTGCGCCCGCAGAAGGCTTTGCAGTACGTAACGGAGATAATATCGTGTTTCAGTTTCGTATTAGTGAAGCGGTTTTTTTTCGTCATCATGATGTGCGTCAAGCGGTTGCCGATTCGGGTAAATACCAGAAAAGAACCAGTAAGCTCAAAATATTGGCCTTACCACTTAAACAGGCTGGCTTGCTGATTGTTGCACCAGAGGATGGTATGCCAAGAACGGATGAATTAATGATTAAGACGATTTAA
- a CDS encoding c-type cytochrome, with protein MKKKQLRHNITHNILNSLAICMLGLTTGNLYAGDIAQGKIKSATCSGCHGSDGIGLSQEFPNLAGQKEAYIIKQLQAFKNGERKDPSMAAMTAALNDNDMADLAAYFSNLPAKHSPQSSTMSSTNTQKAMPKATAKASKKEFPETVFISMKKSASIETFPQQSTWKGGPNMLYTAITPDAKMLLSTSPSTGSVYVFDAKSGKQLAIIKVGKAPKGVKVTPDGQFAYISNQGSADISVVEIAKLKVVATIKVEKGPHNARFTQDGKLAYVTLQGGAGIAVIDTASRKMTKVIPVPGITGPHNLDLSADEKTAFVRDFVHHVAVLDLTTGKVKKVITVGNGHGGIDVTPDGRYAATAAIGDNIVSIINTKTLTVKNINVGKGPHGIRASKDSHWLYVTLAKENTIAIINLKTMQVEKKIAVGKFPFWVAVQGNP; from the coding sequence ATGAAAAAAAAACAACTTAGACACAATATCACCCATAATATTTTAAACAGTTTAGCGATTTGTATGCTTGGCCTAACCACTGGCAATCTTTATGCCGGTGATATAGCTCAGGGTAAAATCAAGTCTGCTACTTGCTCAGGCTGTCACGGCAGTGATGGTATCGGTCTCAGCCAGGAATTCCCTAACCTTGCGGGTCAAAAAGAAGCCTATATTATCAAACAACTCCAAGCATTTAAAAATGGTGAGCGTAAAGACCCAAGCATGGCAGCAATGACAGCGGCATTAAATGACAATGACATGGCTGATTTGGCCGCCTATTTTTCCAACCTTCCTGCTAAGCATTCTCCACAATCTAGCACAATGTCATCTACTAATACTCAAAAAGCAATGCCCAAAGCAACCGCAAAGGCAAGTAAAAAAGAGTTTCCTGAAACTGTTTTTATCTCCATGAAAAAGAGCGCATCTATCGAAACATTCCCACAGCAAAGTACCTGGAAAGGTGGCCCTAATATGCTTTATACAGCCATTACACCGGATGCAAAAATGCTCTTATCAACCAGTCCATCGACAGGTTCAGTTTATGTCTTTGACGCCAAAAGTGGAAAACAGTTAGCAATCATAAAGGTCGGCAAAGCACCTAAGGGTGTAAAAGTAACACCTGATGGTCAATTTGCCTATATCAGCAACCAGGGTTCTGCTGATATCAGTGTTGTAGAAATTGCCAAACTAAAAGTTGTGGCAACAATTAAAGTTGAAAAAGGCCCTCATAATGCTCGCTTTACTCAAGATGGTAAACTAGCCTATGTGACCTTGCAAGGCGGAGCAGGCATCGCTGTTATTGATACTGCAAGTCGTAAAATGACCAAGGTCATTCCTGTTCCAGGCATTACAGGCCCACATAATTTAGATTTGTCTGCCGATGAAAAAACAGCCTTTGTACGTGATTTTGTCCATCATGTTGCAGTACTGGACTTAACAACCGGCAAGGTAAAGAAAGTTATTACCGTGGGCAATGGTCATGGTGGCATTGATGTAACACCGGATGGCCGCTATGCCGCTACAGCAGCAATTGGTGATAATATTGTTTCTATTATTAACACCAAAACATTAACAGTAAAAAACATTAATGTAGGCAAAGGGCCTCACGGTATACGTGCCAGCAAAGATAGCCACTGGCTCTATGTTACCCTTGCAAAGGAAAATACCATTGCAATAATAAATCTTAAAACCATGCAAGTAGAAAAGAAAATTGCCGTTGGAAAATTTCCTTTTTGGGTTGCGGTACAGGGGAATCCATAA
- a CDS encoding LEA type 2 family protein — MLKIISPILLIVFLFGCAGIETRPAQFKINIAAMKPLQSTLMEQRYQVDLRIMNRSNEEFSIDGFSFDVELNGKDFASGVSNEAFNLPALSEKVVSVEITSTIFGLVRQFNSFQKLNTEPFKYELSGSVYTRGSLFGIKFNEQGEINLK, encoded by the coding sequence ATGCTAAAAATTATAAGCCCTATTCTATTGATTGTTTTTCTCTTCGGTTGCGCCGGGATTGAAACGAGACCTGCACAATTTAAAATCAATATTGCTGCTATGAAACCACTGCAATCCACCTTGATGGAACAGCGCTATCAAGTTGACCTGCGTATTATGAATCGCAGTAATGAAGAATTTTCTATTGATGGTTTTAGTTTTGATGTTGAGCTCAATGGCAAAGACTTTGCATCAGGTGTGAGCAATGAAGCATTTAACCTACCCGCATTGTCCGAAAAAGTAGTCAGTGTCGAAATTACCAGCACTATTTTTGGTTTGGTTCGACAATTTAATAGCTTTCAGAAGCTTAATACAGAGCCCTTTAAGTATGAATTAAGCGGCTCTGTTTATACCCGTGGGAGTTTGTTTGGCATCAAGTTTAATGAGCAAGGTGAAATCAATTTAAAATAA